A stretch of the Actinotalea sp. JY-7876 genome encodes the following:
- a CDS encoding MetQ/NlpA family ABC transporter substrate-binding protein gives MNRTVRAAAVLSATALVMAGCSGGGGDGEAPAADENGITTLRVGASPVPHGEILEFVDSELAADAGLDLDIVTFDDYVLPNTALAEGDLDANYFQHLPYFESQVEEQGFEFGHFDGVHIEPYGVYSASLESLDDLPDGGVIGITNDPGNQARALDLLEAAGVITVADTQGAPTLFDIEDNPKNLELVETAPEQLVRSIEDVDAAVINGNYALEADLNPAEDSIYLESGEDNPYANFLAFRTEDEGNEALATLDELLRSDEVRAFIEDRWPAGEVIPAF, from the coding sequence ATGAATCGCACCGTCCGCGCCGCAGCCGTCCTGTCCGCCACGGCCCTGGTGATGGCGGGCTGCTCCGGCGGTGGGGGTGACGGCGAGGCGCCGGCCGCCGACGAGAACGGCATCACGACGCTCCGGGTCGGCGCGAGCCCCGTGCCGCACGGCGAGATCCTCGAGTTCGTCGACTCCGAGCTGGCGGCCGACGCAGGCCTCGACCTCGACATCGTGACGTTCGACGACTACGTGCTGCCGAACACGGCGCTCGCCGAGGGCGACCTCGACGCGAACTACTTCCAGCACCTGCCGTACTTCGAGTCGCAGGTCGAGGAGCAGGGCTTCGAGTTCGGCCACTTCGACGGCGTGCACATCGAGCCCTACGGCGTGTACTCGGCGAGCCTCGAGTCCCTCGACGACCTGCCCGACGGCGGCGTCATCGGCATCACGAACGACCCGGGCAACCAGGCGCGGGCCCTCGACCTCCTCGAGGCCGCGGGTGTCATCACGGTCGCCGACACGCAGGGCGCCCCGACGCTCTTCGACATCGAGGACAACCCGAAGAACCTCGAGCTCGTCGAGACGGCGCCCGAGCAGCTGGTCCGCTCCATCGAGGACGTCGACGCCGCCGTGATCAACGGCAACTACGCGCTCGAGGCGGACCTCAACCCGGCCGAGGACTCGATCTACCTCGAGTCGGGCGAGGACAACCCGTACGCCAACTTCCTCGCGTTCCGGACCGAGGACGAGGGCAACGAGGCGCTCGCGACCCTGGACGAGCTGCTCCGCTCGGACGAGGTCCGCGCGTTCATCGAGGACCGCTGGCCCGCCGGCGAGGTCATCCCCGCCTTCTGA
- a CDS encoding methionine ABC transporter permease has product MLDGLLDNPVLTQALPEATLETLQMVGVAALVAAVVGLPLGLLLRTVAPTGLRPLAVVRGPLGLLVNLGRSLPFIILAIALLPLTRAVVGTSLGWEAAVVPLSIGAIPFFARLVETAVREVDPGKVEAARVMGSSRGRVLVQVLLREALPGIVAGFTATVIALVAYSAMAGAIGGGGLGFLAISYGYQRFDTTVMVVCVVVIVAIVQAVQVVGDAVARRLDHR; this is encoded by the coding sequence ATGCTCGACGGGCTCCTCGACAACCCGGTCCTGACGCAGGCCCTCCCGGAGGCGACGCTCGAGACCCTGCAGATGGTGGGCGTCGCGGCCCTCGTCGCGGCGGTGGTCGGGCTGCCGCTCGGGCTCCTGCTGCGCACGGTCGCGCCCACCGGCCTGCGGCCGCTCGCCGTGGTGCGCGGGCCGCTCGGCCTGCTCGTGAACCTCGGGCGCTCGCTGCCGTTCATCATCCTGGCCATCGCGCTCCTGCCGCTCACCCGCGCCGTCGTGGGGACGAGCCTGGGCTGGGAGGCGGCCGTCGTGCCGCTGAGCATCGGCGCCATCCCGTTCTTCGCCCGGCTCGTCGAGACCGCGGTCCGCGAGGTCGACCCCGGCAAGGTCGAGGCGGCGCGGGTCATGGGCTCGAGCCGCGGCCGGGTGCTGGTCCAGGTCCTGCTCCGTGAGGCGCTGCCCGGCATCGTCGCGGGCTTCACCGCCACCGTCATCGCGCTCGTCGCGTACTCGGCGATGGCCGGGGCGATCGGCGGCGGCGGCCTCGGCTTCCTCGCCATCAGCTACGGCTACCAGCGCTTCGACACCACCGTGATGGTCGTCTGCGTCGTGGTGATCGTCGCCATCGTCCAGGCCGTCCAGGTCGTCGGCGACGCCGTCGCGCGCCGCCTCGACCACCGCTGA
- a CDS encoding methionine ABC transporter ATP-binding protein yields MIELSGLRKVYPAASGDVVAIDGIDLVVERGAVHGIVGRSGAGKSTLVRCLTGLERPTSGTVTVDGRVISTLPERQLREARRAMGMVFQHVNLLDSRTIAGNVAYPLEVAGVPRRRRSERVAELLDLVGLADKAAAHPAQLSGGQRQRVGIARALATEPSVLLCDEPTSALDGATTRQILSFVRRLRDTLGITVVIITHEMSVVREVCDSVTLLEHGRVVQSGRLDDVVTQAGSPLSDALIPVPDLPPDDARRLVEVTYATRSVPTHRALAAVAALGEEVDVVAGTIETLAGLRVGRLQLDLPHGRVAPVLAALRDAGLDAREVA; encoded by the coding sequence GTGATCGAGCTGTCAGGCCTGCGCAAGGTCTACCCCGCCGCGTCGGGCGACGTCGTCGCCATCGACGGCATCGACCTCGTCGTGGAGCGGGGCGCCGTCCACGGCATCGTCGGCCGCTCCGGCGCCGGCAAGTCGACGCTCGTCCGGTGCCTCACGGGGCTCGAGCGGCCGACGTCGGGCACCGTCACCGTCGACGGACGCGTCATCTCGACCCTGCCCGAGCGGCAGCTGCGCGAGGCCCGGCGCGCCATGGGCATGGTGTTCCAGCACGTCAACCTGCTCGACTCCCGCACGATCGCGGGCAACGTCGCCTACCCGCTCGAGGTCGCGGGCGTCCCGCGCCGCCGCCGGTCCGAGCGCGTCGCCGAGCTGCTCGACCTCGTCGGGCTCGCCGACAAGGCCGCCGCCCACCCGGCGCAGCTCTCGGGCGGCCAGCGGCAGCGGGTCGGCATCGCCCGGGCGCTGGCGACGGAACCCTCGGTCCTGCTGTGCGACGAGCCGACGTCGGCGCTGGACGGAGCGACGACGCGGCAGATCCTGTCCTTCGTCCGACGCCTGCGCGACACCCTCGGCATCACCGTCGTGATCATCACGCACGAGATGAGCGTGGTCCGCGAGGTGTGCGACAGCGTCACGCTCCTCGAGCACGGACGGGTCGTGCAGAGCGGCCGGCTCGACGACGTCGTGACGCAGGCCGGCTCGCCGCTCTCCGACGCCCTCATCCCGGTGCCCGACCTCCCGCCCGACGACGCCCGCCGCCTCGTCGAGGTCACCTACGCGACCCGCAGCGTCCCCACCCACCGCGCGCTCGCGGCGGTCGCCGCGCTCGGCGAGGAGGTCGACGTCGTCGCCGGCACCATCGAGACGCTCGCCGGCCTGCGCGTCGGACGCCTCCAGCTCGACCTGCCGCACGGCCGCGTCGCCCCGGTGCTCGCCGCGCTGCGCGACGCCGGCCTCGACGCCCGGGAGGTGGCGTGA
- a CDS encoding prenyltransferase, which produces MTAAPPRPRAGVVRQLLVASRPLSWVNTAYPFAAAYVMATREVDVRLVVGTLFFLVPYNLLMYGVNDVFDYESDLANPRKGGVEGALLDRRVHRTTLLAATLLPVPFVVYLVAVGSPASWAVLAVSLFAVLAYSVPGLRFKERPVLDSLTSSTHFVSPALYGLVLAGEPIGRGASLVLAAFFLWGAASQAFGAVQDIPPDRAAGIGSVATVLGGRATVRLAIALYLAGGALMLATPWPGPLAAVLVLPYVVVVWPYRSVSDADAEVANRGWRQFLGVNYAVGFLVTMLLIWTART; this is translated from the coding sequence GTGACCGCCGCCCCGCCGCGGCCGCGCGCCGGCGTCGTGCGCCAGCTGCTGGTCGCGTCGCGCCCGCTGAGCTGGGTGAACACGGCCTACCCGTTCGCCGCCGCGTACGTGATGGCCACGCGCGAGGTCGACGTCCGGCTGGTGGTGGGCACCCTCTTCTTCCTCGTCCCGTACAACCTGCTCATGTACGGCGTGAACGACGTCTTCGACTACGAGTCCGACCTCGCGAACCCGCGCAAGGGCGGCGTCGAGGGCGCCCTGCTGGACCGGCGGGTGCACCGCACCACGCTGCTGGCGGCCACGCTGCTGCCGGTGCCGTTCGTGGTTTACCTCGTCGCCGTCGGCTCGCCCGCGTCGTGGGCGGTGCTGGCCGTGTCCCTGTTCGCGGTGCTCGCCTACTCGGTGCCCGGGCTGCGGTTCAAGGAGCGGCCGGTCCTGGACTCGCTGACCTCGAGCACCCACTTCGTCTCGCCCGCGCTGTACGGACTGGTGCTCGCGGGCGAGCCGATCGGCCGCGGCGCCTCGCTGGTGCTCGCGGCGTTCTTCCTGTGGGGCGCGGCGAGCCAGGCGTTCGGCGCCGTGCAGGACATCCCACCGGACCGTGCGGCGGGCATCGGCTCCGTCGCGACGGTCCTGGGCGGACGGGCCACGGTCCGGCTCGCGATCGCGCTGTACCTGGCCGGCGGGGCGCTGATGCTCGCGACGCCGTGGCCGGGACCGCTGGCGGCGGTTCTCGTGCTGCCCTACGTGGTGGTCGTGTGGCCGTACCGCTCGGTCTCCGACGCCGATGCGGAGGTCGCCAACCGCGGCTGGCGTCAGTTCCTGGGCGTCAACTACGCCGTGGGCTTCCTGGTCACGATGCTCCTCATCTGGACCGCCCGCACCTGA
- a CDS encoding lycopene cyclase domain-containing protein: protein MTYLVLDVVFLAVAGAVVALAHARGVRPSLRAIAWSMLVLAVMTLVFDNLMIAAGLFEFDDAHLVGLRVGRAPVEDLGYPFAVALLLPALWHLLGRRRGAGAGGVDR, encoded by the coding sequence ATGACCTACCTGGTGCTCGACGTCGTCTTCCTCGCCGTGGCCGGGGCGGTGGTGGCCCTCGCGCACGCGCGGGGGGTGCGGCCCTCGCTCCGGGCGATCGCGTGGTCGATGCTCGTGCTGGCCGTGATGACCCTGGTGTTCGACAACCTCATGATCGCGGCAGGGCTCTTCGAGTTCGACGACGCGCACCTCGTGGGGCTCCGGGTCGGGCGCGCACCGGTCGAGGACCTGGGCTACCCGTTCGCCGTCGCGCTCCTGCTGCCCGCCCTGTGGCACCTGCTGGGGCGGCGCCGCGGGGCGGGTGCAGGCGGGGTCGACCGGTGA
- a CDS encoding lycopene cyclase domain-containing protein has translation MSLAYAAALLVSIGGMAVLDHRFRLFFFADARRAAVVLVAGVAFLVVWDLIGVDLGIFFRGQTPFMTGILLAPELPIEEIGFLTLLCYLTMNLYVAFARWGARGGRAARGAGAASAGEVRR, from the coding sequence ATGAGCCTTGCGTACGCGGCTGCGCTCCTGGTGTCGATCGGCGGGATGGCGGTCCTCGACCACCGGTTCCGGCTGTTCTTCTTCGCCGACGCCCGCCGGGCCGCCGTCGTGCTCGTGGCCGGGGTCGCGTTCCTCGTGGTGTGGGACCTCATCGGCGTCGACCTGGGGATCTTCTTCCGGGGCCAGACGCCGTTCATGACCGGCATCCTGTTGGCGCCCGAGCTGCCGATCGAGGAGATCGGCTTCCTCACCCTGCTGTGCTACCTCACGATGAATCTCTACGTGGCCTTCGCGCGCTGGGGTGCGCGAGGTGGCCGGGCGGCCCGCGGTGCGGGCGCCGCGTCGGCGGGGGAGGTGCGGCGATGA
- the crtI gene encoding phytoene desaturase family protein: MTTTRRRTAGGPGPRRVVVIGGGIAGLATAALVAREGDEVTVLEARDAVGGRAGSWAADGFRFDTGPSWYLMPEVFDHFFRLLGTSAAEQLDLVRLDPGYRVYFEGAGTLDVAADRAANVALFEHLEPGAGAALEAYLEVAEDTYAMALRHFLYTTYASLRPLAHRDVVTRLPRLAALLTRSLEDHVGARFRDPRLRQVLGYPAVFLGSAPRLTPSMYHLMSRLDLADGVLYPQGGFTRLIEAVHGLAVAEGADVRTGARATAITTRAAAPTDGGRGTAVLAAAARARAAARGRQVPGVRARVTGVRWTDAEGEHWTPADVVVSTADLHHTETALLPPELRSHSQRWWDRQVPGPSAVLVLLGVRGGLPQLEHHTLLFTRDWQEGFDRIFPPRGRGGAGPAPDGTTGRDGTVPDGTTVPDPVSLYVCRPSATDPDVAPPGSENLFVLVPVPPDPELGRGGVGGAGDPWVEGVADAAIAQIARWAGVPDLADRVVVRRTIGPADFADDLGTWRGTALGPAHTLAQSAMFRAGNASRAVEGLLHAGGSVIPGIGLPMCLISAELVVKRLRGDTSTGPLPEPLPEPLRRGAPRGASVAGRADDAGDRADDAVGTVAS; encoded by the coding sequence GTGACGACGACGCGTCGGCGGACCGCCGGGGGGCCGGGTCCGCGGCGCGTCGTCGTCATCGGTGGGGGGATCGCCGGGCTCGCGACCGCGGCGCTCGTCGCGCGCGAGGGCGACGAGGTGACGGTGCTCGAGGCGCGCGACGCCGTCGGCGGGCGTGCCGGGTCGTGGGCCGCGGACGGGTTCCGCTTCGACACGGGGCCGTCCTGGTACCTCATGCCGGAGGTGTTCGACCACTTCTTCCGGCTGCTCGGCACATCGGCCGCGGAGCAGCTCGACCTCGTGCGGCTCGACCCCGGGTACCGCGTGTACTTCGAGGGCGCGGGGACCCTCGACGTCGCCGCCGACCGGGCGGCGAACGTCGCGCTGTTCGAGCACCTCGAGCCCGGTGCCGGCGCGGCGCTCGAGGCGTACCTCGAGGTCGCCGAGGACACCTACGCGATGGCCCTGCGGCACTTCCTCTACACGACCTACGCGTCGTTGCGGCCGCTGGCCCACCGTGACGTCGTCACGCGCCTGCCGCGCCTGGCGGCGCTGCTGACCCGCTCGCTGGAGGACCACGTCGGCGCCCGGTTCCGGGACCCGCGGCTGCGGCAGGTGCTCGGCTACCCGGCCGTGTTCCTCGGCTCGGCGCCGCGGCTGACGCCGTCGATGTACCACCTCATGAGCCGCCTCGACCTGGCCGACGGCGTGCTCTACCCGCAGGGCGGGTTCACCCGCCTCATCGAGGCGGTCCACGGGCTCGCGGTCGCCGAGGGCGCCGACGTGCGGACCGGCGCCCGCGCCACGGCCATCACGACCCGGGCCGCCGCACCCACCGACGGCGGGCGGGGGACGGCCGTGCTCGCGGCCGCGGCGCGGGCCCGGGCGGCCGCGCGGGGCCGCCAGGTCCCCGGCGTGAGGGCGCGGGTCACGGGCGTGCGCTGGACCGACGCCGAGGGCGAGCACTGGACCCCGGCCGACGTCGTGGTCTCGACCGCCGACCTGCACCACACCGAGACCGCGCTGCTCCCCCCGGAGCTGCGCTCGCACTCGCAGCGCTGGTGGGACCGGCAGGTGCCGGGACCGAGCGCCGTGCTCGTGCTGCTGGGCGTCCGCGGCGGGCTGCCGCAGCTGGAGCACCACACGCTGCTGTTCACCCGCGACTGGCAGGAGGGCTTCGACCGGATCTTCCCGCCGCGCGGCCGGGGCGGGGCGGGTCCGGCGCCGGACGGGACGACGGGGCGGGACGGGACGGTGCCGGACGGGACGACGGTGCCGGACCCGGTGTCGCTCTACGTCTGCCGGCCCAGCGCGACCGACCCCGACGTGGCGCCGCCCGGCTCGGAGAACCTGTTCGTGCTCGTGCCCGTGCCGCCGGACCCGGAGCTGGGCCGCGGTGGCGTCGGCGGTGCGGGGGACCCGTGGGTCGAGGGCGTCGCGGACGCCGCGATCGCCCAGATCGCCCGGTGGGCCGGCGTGCCGGACCTGGCCGACCGCGTCGTCGTGCGCCGCACCATCGGCCCGGCCGACTTCGCCGACGACCTCGGCACCTGGCGCGGCACGGCGCTCGGCCCGGCGCACACCCTCGCGCAGAGCGCGATGTTCCGGGCGGGCAACGCGTCCCGCGCCGTCGAGGGCCTGCTGCACGCGGGCGGCTCCGTGATCCCCGGCATCGGGCTGCCGATGTGCCTCATCAGCGCGGAGCTCGTGGTCAAGCGGCTGCGCGGCGACACGTCGACGGGGCCCCTGCCGGAGCCGCTGCCCGAGCCGCTGCGGCGCGGCGCACCGCGGGGTGCGTCGGTGGCCGGCCGCGCGGATGACGCCGGCGACCGCGCGGACGACGCCGTGGGTACCGTCGCGTCATGA
- a CDS encoding squalene/phytoene synthase family protein, whose protein sequence is MQHRPTDRLSLYDTVAERAAGVVVREYSTSFGLATRLLSEPARTRIRTVYALVRLADEVVDGAATQAGAAGVAQALLDDLEAETDRAVARGYSTNVLVHAFARTAAEAGIGTELTRPFFASMRTDLHRTVHDADSLRDYVYGSAEVVGLMCLRVFLLDLPEPGRERAYARLTPGARALGAAFQKINFLRDLADDSERLGRRYFVDVDPASLTEAQKAAILADIHADLRLAAQALPGLPPSARRAVALAYGLFAELTRRLERTPAVRISHTRVRVPATVKARVAAGALLPVAR, encoded by the coding sequence GTGCAGCACCGACCGACAGACCGGCTGAGCCTGTACGACACCGTGGCCGAGCGGGCCGCCGGCGTCGTCGTGCGCGAGTACTCGACGAGCTTCGGGCTCGCGACCCGGTTGCTGAGCGAGCCCGCGCGCACCCGCATCCGCACCGTCTACGCCCTCGTGCGGCTCGCGGACGAGGTGGTCGACGGCGCCGCGACGCAGGCCGGGGCGGCCGGCGTCGCGCAGGCCCTGCTCGACGACCTCGAGGCCGAGACCGACCGCGCCGTCGCCCGCGGCTACAGCACCAACGTGCTGGTCCACGCGTTCGCGCGCACCGCGGCCGAGGCGGGGATCGGCACCGAGCTGACCCGGCCCTTCTTCGCGTCGATGCGCACGGACCTGCACCGCACCGTGCACGACGCCGACAGCCTGCGCGACTACGTGTACGGCTCCGCCGAGGTCGTCGGGCTCATGTGCCTGCGCGTGTTCCTCCTCGACCTGCCCGAACCGGGGCGCGAGCGTGCGTACGCGCGGCTCACACCCGGCGCCCGCGCCCTCGGTGCGGCGTTCCAGAAGATCAACTTCCTGCGCGACCTCGCGGACGACAGCGAGCGGCTCGGCCGGCGGTACTTCGTCGACGTCGACCCCGCGAGCCTGACCGAGGCGCAGAAGGCGGCGATCCTCGCCGACATCCACGCGGACCTGCGCCTGGCCGCGCAGGCCCTTCCCGGGCTGCCGCCGTCCGCCCGGCGAGCCGTCGCGCTCGCGTACGGGCTCTTCGCCGAGCTCACGCGGCGCCTGGAGCGCACGCCTGCCGTCCGGATCTCGCACACGCGTGTGCGCGTCCCGGCCACGGTCAAGGCGCGCGTCGCGGCCGGGGCCCTGCTCCCGGTGGCGCGGTGA
- a CDS encoding polyprenyl synthetase family protein has product MTATSTGRATGTRAGPVPGPDVLADLRDVTLPVDRLLDGVLSAALDRAESFGPAYVRLWSEIARSVRGGKRFRSAIVVRLHARLGGDQPEAAVSVGAGFEMLHTAFLVHDDLIDHDSVRRGEPNLAATMRGEALAAGNAAPLADRWSEAAAVLAGDLALSQAHRLIGGADLPVAQRDALRDLLEEVLLVSAGGELADTAFGLGLQEPTLEESMRVAESKTAMYSFRAPLRAGAIVAGASTAVQEELDDVGRLLGRAFQLVDDLLGVFAPESETGKSNLSDLREGKRTPLMIHARELPVWADLADHVGRPDLDQVTAARLRRALARSVAPAMVADAVSADLALVAARSSDGSLPAGAGHVVAAVAAQVERALRDVGRHVEEARCSTDRQTG; this is encoded by the coding sequence ATGACCGCCACCAGCACGGGCCGCGCGACCGGGACCCGTGCCGGACCGGTGCCGGGCCCCGACGTCCTGGCCGACCTGCGCGACGTCACCCTGCCCGTCGACCGACTGCTCGACGGCGTGCTCAGCGCGGCGCTCGACCGCGCGGAGTCGTTCGGTCCCGCCTACGTGCGGCTGTGGTCGGAGATCGCGCGCAGCGTGCGCGGCGGCAAGCGCTTCCGTTCGGCGATCGTCGTGCGGCTGCACGCGCGGCTGGGCGGCGACCAGCCCGAGGCGGCGGTCAGCGTGGGCGCCGGCTTCGAGATGCTCCACACCGCCTTCCTCGTGCACGACGACCTCATCGACCACGACTCGGTCCGCCGCGGCGAGCCGAACCTCGCGGCGACCATGCGGGGCGAGGCGCTCGCGGCGGGCAACGCCGCCCCCCTGGCGGACCGGTGGTCGGAGGCGGCGGCCGTCCTGGCGGGAGACCTCGCGCTGAGCCAGGCGCACCGCCTGATCGGCGGCGCCGACCTGCCGGTGGCGCAGCGCGACGCGCTGCGCGACCTGCTGGAGGAGGTGCTGCTCGTCTCGGCCGGCGGCGAGCTGGCGGACACGGCCTTCGGGCTCGGGCTCCAGGAGCCGACCCTCGAGGAGTCGATGCGCGTCGCGGAGTCGAAGACGGCGATGTACTCCTTCCGCGCCCCGCTGCGGGCCGGCGCCATCGTCGCGGGGGCGAGCACCGCGGTGCAGGAGGAGCTGGACGACGTCGGCCGCCTGCTCGGGCGCGCGTTCCAGCTCGTCGACGACCTGCTCGGCGTCTTCGCGCCCGAGTCCGAGACGGGCAAGAGCAACCTGAGCGACCTGCGGGAGGGCAAGCGCACGCCGCTGATGATCCACGCGCGCGAGCTGCCCGTGTGGGCCGATCTCGCGGACCACGTCGGCCGTCCCGACCTGGACCAGGTGACCGCCGCGCGGCTGCGACGGGCGCTCGCGCGCTCGGTCGCCCCCGCGATGGTCGCCGACGCGGTGAGCGCGGACCTCGCGCTCGTCGCCGCGCGGTCCTCGGACGGCTCGCTGCCCGCGGGCGCGGGGCACGTCGTCGCGGCCGTCGCGGCACAGGTCGAGCGCGCGCTGCGTGACGTCGGACGGCACGTCGAGGAGGCCCGGTGCAGCACCGACCGACAGACCGGCTGA
- the idi gene encoding isopentenyl-diphosphate Delta-isomerase, translating into MTTTESVILLDDDGTRLGTADKATVHTARTPLHLAFSCHVLSPEGTVLVTRRALSKKTWPGVWTNSVCGHPGPGEAIEDAVRRRAAFELGLELTDLELVVPDFRYRATDASGVVENEICPIYTARALGEPAPNPDEVMDVAWVTTDALRRAVDAAPWALSPWLVSSAAQLPILAASRP; encoded by the coding sequence ATGACGACCACCGAGAGCGTCATCCTGCTCGACGACGACGGCACCCGCCTGGGCACCGCCGACAAGGCCACCGTGCACACCGCGCGGACGCCGCTGCACCTCGCCTTCTCCTGCCACGTGCTGTCCCCGGAGGGGACCGTGCTCGTCACGCGCCGAGCGCTGAGCAAGAAGACCTGGCCCGGCGTGTGGACCAACAGCGTGTGCGGTCACCCGGGACCGGGCGAGGCGATCGAGGACGCGGTCCGCCGCCGGGCCGCCTTCGAGCTCGGGCTCGAGCTGACGGACCTCGAGCTGGTCGTGCCCGACTTCCGGTACCGGGCGACCGACGCGTCGGGCGTGGTCGAGAACGAGATCTGCCCGATCTACACCGCGCGCGCCCTCGGCGAGCCGGCGCCGAACCCCGACGAGGTCATGGACGTCGCCTGGGTCACCACGGACGCGCTGCGGCGGGCGGTCGACGCGGCGCCGTGGGCGCTCAGCCCGTGGCTCGTCAGCTCGGCGGCGCAGCTGCCGATCCTCGCCGCGAGCCGGCCATGA
- a CDS encoding glycosyltransferase family 2 protein, translating to MADRPRLSVVVPVRDDAPALRRCLAALGAQTEPAFEVVVVDNGSRDDGAAVAAAHGARVVTEPVRGIPAAAAAGYDAARGDVVVRLDADTVVPPDLLARVADAFAADPALDALTGTGRFYDVGPVRAAVVGRLYLAAYYVLMHAAMAHPPLWGSAMAVRRDAWVGVRHLVHLDPEIHDDADLAFALGPTATIRYDPSLVVDVSGRSLVGAHQTSRRFARAFRTLALSWRRIPPWTRWAMRLRAAPTP from the coding sequence ATGGCCGATCGGCCGCGTCTGTCCGTCGTGGTCCCCGTGCGCGACGACGCACCGGCGCTGCGGCGCTGCCTCGCCGCGCTCGGGGCCCAGACCGAGCCGGCGTTCGAGGTCGTCGTCGTCGACAACGGCTCGCGGGACGACGGCGCCGCCGTCGCCGCGGCGCACGGCGCGCGGGTCGTCACCGAGCCCGTGCGCGGGATCCCCGCCGCGGCCGCCGCGGGCTACGACGCGGCGCGGGGCGACGTCGTCGTGCGCCTCGACGCGGACACCGTCGTCCCGCCGGACCTGCTCGCCCGGGTGGCCGACGCGTTCGCGGCGGACCCCGCGCTCGACGCCCTGACCGGGACGGGCCGCTTCTACGACGTCGGGCCGGTGCGGGCGGCGGTCGTGGGGCGCCTGTACCTGGCGGCGTACTACGTCCTCATGCACGCCGCGATGGCGCACCCGCCCCTGTGGGGGTCGGCGATGGCCGTGCGTCGTGACGCGTGGGTGGGGGTGCGCCACCTCGTCCACCTGGACCCCGAGATCCACGACGACGCCGACCTCGCGTTCGCGCTCGGGCCGACCGCGACCATCCGCTACGACCCGTCGCTGGTCGTCGACGTCTCGGGCCGGTCGCTCGTGGGCGCGCACCAGACGTCCCGGCGCTTCGCCCGGGCGTTCCGCACGCTCGCGCTCAGCTGGCGGCGGATCCCGCCGTGGACGCGGTGGGCGATGCGGCTGCGCGCCGCGCCCACGCCCTGA
- a CDS encoding SDR family oxidoreductase, with protein sequence MRIVIAGGHGQIALRLTRLLAARGDEVVGLVRNPDHISDVEAAGGHGLVLDLEHSSLTEVVGALQGADAVVFAAGAGPGSGAARKDTVDRGAAVLLADAAEAAGVRRYLLVSSMGADRPDQAPDEVFGAYLRAKAASEADVRAREALDSTILRPGGLTDDPGTGRVRLEPSVPRGRVTRDDVAAVLVALLDEPSTAGLTLELVQGEDLVDAAVQAAGRGEPGDASAHAIEAEAAAVRPRGRHRAED encoded by the coding sequence ATGCGCATCGTCATCGCCGGTGGCCACGGTCAGATCGCCCTCCGCCTCACCCGCCTGCTCGCGGCGCGCGGCGACGAGGTCGTCGGCCTCGTCCGCAACCCGGACCACATCTCCGACGTCGAGGCCGCGGGCGGTCACGGCCTGGTGCTCGACCTCGAGCACAGCTCGCTCACCGAGGTGGTCGGTGCGCTCCAGGGAGCCGACGCCGTCGTCTTCGCCGCGGGTGCGGGGCCGGGCTCGGGGGCGGCGCGCAAGGACACCGTCGACCGGGGCGCCGCGGTCCTGCTCGCCGACGCCGCCGAGGCGGCCGGCGTCCGCCGCTACCTGCTGGTCTCCTCGATGGGCGCCGACCGCCCGGACCAGGCGCCCGACGAGGTCTTCGGGGCCTACCTGCGCGCCAAGGCCGCGAGCGAGGCGGATGTGCGGGCGCGCGAGGCGCTCGACTCGACGATCCTGCGCCCGGGCGGCCTCACGGACGACCCGGGCACGGGCCGGGTCCGCCTCGAGCCGTCGGTGCCACGCGGGCGCGTCACGCGCGACGACGTCGCCGCGGTCCTGGTCGCGCTGCTCGACGAGCCGTCGACGGCCGGGCTCACGCTCGAGCTGGTCCAGGGTGAGGACCTCGTCGACGCGGCGGTGCAGGCAGCGGGCCGCGGCGAGCCCGGCGACGCGTCCGCGCACGCGATCGAGGCGGAGGCCGCGGCGGTGCGCCCGCGGGGCCGCCACCGGGCGGAGGACTGA